A stretch of DNA from Elephas maximus indicus isolate mEleMax1 chromosome 21, mEleMax1 primary haplotype, whole genome shotgun sequence:
TAAGCAAATTATTTAGACATATTTCATCATATCCTAAGAGTGATGTGACTACACAGGTTAATACCCACCCCCCGCCCAGCACAGCTTTCATGAAaccgttaatgcacaaaatagttacTTATATGGAGTCTACTGTTTGCCTAATTAGAAAGGCAGAGGCGATGTTAGAATAATACAAATCAGAAAatgagaggaggaaaaaaaagggaagtcttgtatatttagaaaaatttaaaGACAATATCTTTATGTTCAtgttagttttttaaaataagtttttatatatatattcgtCAAGCTGTAAACTTATGAACAGTTCCTAAGTTTATAGCTTGATGAAGTTTTGGAGTGAATACATCTGGACAACCATCCCCCAGATGAAGAAACAGTACATTAAGAGTACCCCAAAATCTCCCTCCTGTCCTTCTCAGACACTACGTTCAAAGGAAAACACTCTTCTGATTTCTGTTTGGCTTATTttcacatttcatataaataaaatcataaagtACCTATTTCGTTTTGCAAAGATTTTTACACTTTATGTAAAATTATTCCCACGCTTCCTGTACTTATCAACTGAGTATATAAACTGCCACACGTGGGCATTAATCTCCCTGTGCGTCTACCAACAACCTATTCCCCTGCAGCTCTCCCTTCACTGGAGCTTGAAGACGTGTCTAAGGTGACGTCTACTGATCAGTCATGCCCTGTTAATGCTAAACACAGCCCTGATCTTTTACGTTCCCGGGACTGTGATTATCACAATAATTGCTTTGGCAACAGATGAGAAACTTTCAAAATCAGCAGTCTCAAGAATCAAGACTGGTGCTAAAAGAGAACTATTCAAGAATCTGAAGGTTGAGGTAATCCATTGCTAAAAAGAAGCTGTGTTCAAAAGAAGAGGACAGATAGAGGTTAGCTTTGTGCAGAAATATCATGgactttaaaatagaaaatttaagtGGAATCACTGAGTTTTGTTCTAGAAATCAGAATTAGAACCAGTGTGTGGAATTAAGAGATAGACTAAATGTAAGCAAACATTAGGTGTCAAAAATAataatgcctgattttttttttttaataaagcaacAGTGATTAAGACGATAAGGGTATCGAAGTGACACACACGTAAACAATGTTTAATAGAGATACCCATATACATACACAGAAACTTGAAACATGAGAGAACAATGCAAATCAGTGGGGTAAGAACAGCCTTCAGAAAATGGTGCTGAGACAATTGGTTCGCCATATCAATTGCAGATGAATTAATTGCTTAAAAGTGAAGGGCTAAAGtttaaggagaaaatatttataacctCATGATGCAAACAGTATTAAATATGAAGTTCGTACTAGCTTTTCATTTCTGCCATATCAGATAACTACGTATTTAGTGACTTAACACCatctttttttctcacagttttgtagCCTGGGTACCAAAGTCCCAGTCCTCTGTTGTGAGTCTCGCAGGGTttaaaaatcaaggtgttggaagGGCCGCATTCCTTTCCGGAAGCTCTGGAAATGAATCCGCTTTGAAACTCATTCAAGTTGTTGCTGGAGGTTGTGAGACCAAGGTCCcgtttccttgctggctgtcagtCAAGGGCTGTTCTTGCCCTTCAGGCCACAGGCTTTTCCCGTGGCCCCTCGAGCAATGGCAGTCCAAGCCCTCTCACACTGCAAATCTCTCTTACTTGGCCTTTTGCTTCACCTCTAGGATTCCAGATGGAATCAAGAAAGGTATAAGCAAAGCCAGAAGGACAGcggttatctcggaaggaagtgtGGAGAATGTAATCAGAGACAGGCACACAGGGGAATGTGAAGTTGCTGGTTATGTTCCATTTCTTAAACTATGTAAGGATGTGCAAATGTTTACTCTTTGTTACTGGTCTTGTTTAAATTGTACATACACATTATTTGCATGCATGTGTGATAAATGTCACAACAAAAATTTACTATTTAAACATTTGAATATAAAATTCTATAATAGGATTAATAATTCATTCTTTATTCACAAATTTATGAGAAGAGCCAGAGATGAGAATGAATCAAGGAGGAGGAACAAGAAGTGACAGGAAGAACGGACAGAGCAAGggagaacaaaatccaaaatacccgtctcacagttttggggggAGTTAAAGTTGTTGCTTTCCTCCTTCCACAGACCAGAGAGAAAGAGGCTCTTCTTTTCAGaaaacagagtcccaaaggcagAGAAATCCTAACGAGCTACGTCAGGGGCCGGTGGAAATCATCAGGCCAGGAGGTGTCTGGAATCAAAGAAGATTCCAAGACACGAGTCGTGTCCAGAATGAGCATTAGCGAAGCGTGAAGAGAAAATTCACGTACTTCGTTGTCTGCCTAGGGCTCCGACGGCAAATGCTTTTGATACCCTGAGAATTACCTCTGTGATACCTCTGGGAAATTGCCATAGGATGCCCCAATCTGCCCTAACTTCTATATTGCAACAAGTTACAGGTATATAGTCCCCAACTGATGACTGGGTTCCATTCCAAGGACTCCGTcataagtcagctctgactttaAGTCAaataccccttttttttttagctttcattattattgccttttattatctttataaatttgatctttatttgGAAACATtatatctgagaatgataacagcaaattacacactgcaacattttATGTAGTACATATCACTTATGATAAGATGTGTAATAAAATAAAGTGGGACAGTGGTAAGTGCGGTTCATTGTAATCCAAGTATGTTGTAAATTGGGGACTGCCTGTCCTATGATAGGATAACACTGACCATACTCTATAGAGTGTCTAGAGTGAATTGTGGTAATCGGGCTTTTCTTAATGTACTTATGTCCTGATGAATTCCCAAACATTCCCATTTTCTTTAGTTACTTGAGTTGCTATGTGAACTTCTTGTTTCCCACAAAATTCTACATGAACGGATGGGCTAACATTTTCCTAACAAGAAAAGTGTACACTATACTGACCTATACATTCATTAAAGATAATGAATTATGACTTAAACCACTCCCATGGTAATAATAATCCATTCTGCCGATGGCATAAAAGAGGTATTCTCTCTTTAAACCAGTGACAGAAGAAAGCCATAATGGGGCACTGGCAGGCTTTCCTTTCATCGGGGCTCAAGGGTACTCTTACTGAGCTTGGAAAAACTCAGTTGATTGTTTCCAAGGAAAACTTACTTGGATTCaattttctgcttaattttctttgCAACATTTGTAAAAGTAAGAGAAATTCTACTTTAAGTTCATTGCTGAGCGTGTTGGGATGGCTTAGTACTTCTGATAACCGAATGTTATCCTTAATAGACTTTGAAGCTGTAGACCTGGGGACCAGGGGCAAACGCATCTGGTAACTATAGTCTGTGAAATTCACAAGGTCATCCTGGATACTTTTGATtctggaaacaaaaaataaaatactgtttaCAAAACATAGTTGAGTAATGAGGTTTATATTATCAAGAGTTCACATTAAACTGTCACTAGAAAATTGCAAAATCACTCACTCTCGATGTGTTAACAAAGTGTAAACCTCTTGTATCAGTATTTCCGGTACTCCGGCCTTACAATGAATGGTTCCATGGATTAGTTCTTCaggtaatttgaatttttttcttgccaGGAACTTGAGtagcagaaagaaaaatattttcattataggAAGTTCTATAAAAATTTCCAATTACTTACAGATTCATTTCCATCCCCCTTTTATCTACCTTTTAactgattttcttatgtttaatgtttttattattaaaagaCACTATTATTCAGCAAGAAAACTGACCTTTATATTCTATCCTGATTTGAAATGGGTATGCTTAGTCTCATGAGTGACTCACGGCACAAGCACTTGGCATTTAACAACCTACTTTGTAAAGCCAGCTCAGCGGCACTGTATTCtagcacacagtcacacacatacaaacacagatAGCCAAGACTTCAGGAGAGTActtctaaaaacattttttaaccaGTATAAATTCCTTAACAGGTAAAAGTGTAAATGATTGCTGATTCACCTTCTCCAGCTGTGCCCAGTTATCCAGCTTGACTTTTAAAGAAGTTCCATTTTCAAAGGATGACAATTTAAGGTCCCAAGGGAAATATATACTGAATATTTCTGCAATCAGGTAGCCATTTGAAAAATCCCTGCTCCATAGCAATAAGGAAACAAAGTTAATGtagtttattatattttattttttatttgtattattcTGCAGTTAGTCAACACCACTTCAATATTCCATACTGACTGAAGTAACTTAAAAAATTAGAGTTTTGTTGGCTCATTGCTCTGAGGTGGATCCCTGTTTATGAAATAGTATTTTGGTtattggttcgaacccacccaaccaGGCtacagaaggaaaggcctgggcTTCCGCTTCAATAAAGaaagccaggaaaaccctgtggagcagttctactcggtaacacatggggtcgccacgagtcataATAGATTATACACATACCCGAGGGTTTGGTGTTCTTTTTATAAACCAGAACTATTAATTTGCACTGAATCTTCATTTAACAAGATTCACAGGTTATGCATACGCACATTACATTTTCAGGTGCCTTATTTGCGTGGAATAACGCCATTAGTAAACCAGCGTCCCTGCCTGGGAAAGATCCATGGTCCTAATTCTTATGGAATTTCGTTTGGATGCCCAGAGCAAATATTAACTGCCAGTTAAATTCAAGACGGCTACAGTAAAGCGGCAGCTTTTGTAAATCCCTAATAACCTCTGATGCAGGGTAAACTAGTCCCCGCGGATACTAACGCCCCATATCCACGAAGAAAAGCCTCGACTAGAATCCTTCTGTGTCCCCAAAGCATTCTACAGTAGATAAAGGGACAAGGCCAAGGCCGACtgaaggaatgaaggaaatgCCTCATCCCATCTTTTTTTCGCCCCGGAGGGGAAGGTGTGTTTGTGTCTCCGCGTGGGGGGGACTGATCGGAAACAGGAACCGGGCAGGGACGaggcgggcggggggggggcggcgggcggggggggcggttggcgggcggcgggcggggggggggcggaaggcgggggggcgggcggggggcggggggcgggcggCGGGGGGGGAGGCGGAGGGGTGGCGGAAGGCGGAGGGGCGGCGGGGGGGCGGAAGGCGGAGGGGCGGCGGGGGGGCGGGCGGCGGGCGGTGGGGGGGAGGCGGAGGGGCGGCGGAAGGCGGAGGGGCGGCGGAAGGCGGAGGGGCGGGCGGGGGGGCGGTTggcgggcggcgggcgggggGGGCGGAAGGCGGGGGGGCGGGCGGGGGGCGGGCGGCGGGCGGTGGGGGGAGGCGGAGGGGCGGCGGAAGGCGGAGGGGCGGGCGGGGGGGCGGTTGGCGGGCGGCGGCCGGGGGGGGCGGAAGGCGGGGGGCGGCAGGCGGGGGggcgggcggcgggcgggggggggaggcggTGGTGGCGGAAGGCGGGGGGGCCGGGCGGGGGGGCGGGCGGCGGGCGGTGGGGGGGAGGCGGAGGGGTGGCGGAAGGCGGAGGGGCGGCGGAAGGCGGAGGGGCGGCGGAGGGGCGGCGGGGGGGCGGGCGGCGGGCGGTGGTGGCGGAAGGCGGAGGGGTGGCGGAAGGCGGAGGGGCGGCGGGGGCAGCGGAAGGCGGGGGGGGGCAGGCGGCAGACGAGGGGGGCGCGATCCCGGGGCGGTCAGGCCGGACGTGCCAGCCTGGGGGGCCTGGGCCCGGCTCGCTCGGGCACCTGTTGACGTTCCTGGGGAAGAAGCTGAGATCCAGGCCCTGCAGCCAGCGCAGAACGGAGCGAGACAGGCGGGATCTTCTCGGGGGGTGCGGATAAACCAGACCCTTCCTCGGCTTTCCTTGGAGGGCAGCTGCTGGCTGTGGCGAAAGTGACGGTGATTTAGCTACAGGGGCCGCCGGCTGAGCCAAAAGCCTTCCTCCCAGGCCGGCGGCAGCCATTCCGCTTTCTGAGTTTCTATGGCAACAGCAATCCGGGGGGCGGGGCCTCGGCCTGTGGGCGGGCTTCATCCTGTGGGG
This window harbors:
- the SPATA4 gene encoding spermatogenesis-associated protein 4, giving the protein MAAAGLGGRLLAQPAAPVAKSPSLSPQPAAALQGKPRKGLVYPHPPRRSRLSRSVLRWLQGLDLSFFPRNVNRDFSNGYLIAEIFSIYFPWDLKLSSFENGTSLKVKLDNWAQLEKFLARKKFKLPEELIHGTIHCKAGVPEILIQEVYTLLTHREIKSIQDDLVNFTDYSYQMRLPLVPRSTASKSIKDNIRLSEVLSHPNTLSNELKVEFLLLLQMLQRKLSRKLNPKWFEVKPTVGELTLHHLPAQSTGRRNNSAISREVTAPVACSGGNLLGEIQEKQAGKHSFESTIKPIRNKKKT